ACCTTATCATgtaaatcctttctttccttcctttcttccctcctttccttcctttttttccttcctttcttttcctttcctttcctttcctttcctttttctttctcgcCTCTTTCACCCTATGggcgagaaaaacatatcccccttAAACCCAGGAATCAATTTGGGAGATTTACCTGTACcaccgttcctcagctgaagagttctgaatccatgagaTCATCCTCGGGTCCCTGTACAGGCCACCAGATGTTGCACCCACCTcagccagcaaggaagacacaacacggtcggattcttctcaacagtctttattgcaggaacgcctcgatgctgctacgggtccccaggcacccaggaaacccagggaggtctgcttatatactctcagtcccCATCCACttacagcaggccacatcacctcaccaggaacacagcttcagccaatcagggaggcaggggcatgtctccaccaaatatggacttgtttacactgccagcatcatggtacacctgcgcagctctcacgatggtcgtggcttattttcaggtgtataaggaagtcaggtgcaagtcataagacttagctgcagtcccgggcgccatcttgggactgctgccacacccgctcctcacatgtTCTCTCACACAGAGATAGCAATCATTCTTACTGAGCACAAACACTATAACCCATTCTACCCAAGTATTCAGATCTTTGTATCTAGTTTCTACCAGCACAGTAAAAGCAAAGTGAGCCCTCCCAATATTATGTCCTTTAAATAACAAGGTAAATTAGgcataatatttttatacattttgtaaAGTTTACCTGTATGTTATTTAAGTACTggtttctctgccctcatatcttgtttcaacCCTGGcatggcattgtaatgcttataccaagaatctcttgtctcaagtttgtgtaaacaattcttactatttattctctgccttgtcaataagtGCTGATCACCCAGTGGCTAAGTAGAATAGGGTGAGATGTCTGCCAactagaggaaggagggagggaaagagggagagagaaagattatGATCAGCAAGGTGGATGGAGGATTTGGAGCCACAAGCAAGGGGTCCAGAGAGAGACCATGGAAGCACGAAAGAAACCTAAAGAGTCAGATCAATGATAATATGCAAGTATCATGAGATAGGGCTGGGAAGTAGCCAGATTAGCCTAGAAagtacacttgatcttagccaaaaggccgagaagcgatagcCTAGAAAGTAAAGGTAGATCATTTAACTGCTCAGTTATTGCGGTGCAGGTTTAAATaaattttggtttctctgtgtagttattGTAGACTAGCataagataaaagaaatacaacTGCCAATTTAATTGACTGTTTACAGTTATAGTACGAATAATTAATTTATAAGGTATTTTCAGATGCTTTATCTATGTAATTTCAAAGGGTCAGTAGATGAAAAAATTAGGACACATATATTTGTCCTGTTAAGTTTCCACAGTATAAGATTATACATACATTAAACTGAAGAGTTAACAGAAAGGACATTTTAGTTGCATTAGTCAAAAGTTTTCCactatttattttcaataataaacaGACTGAAGACAATTCTTTCTTAGTCTTAATTATAAAGGATCACTGTTGCAAGAATGTCCATTTTCCCAGGTACTTTTTACAGTACCTTTCTTCATTTGGGCGCAGTGAGTCccacttctttcagccttctgaaCTGAAATTTTAGTGGTTAACACCAGAAAGAAATCCTCTCTGTCCAGGCCCATATAATCATTTTTCAACtgtttaaattaatttgtttacttATACCCATTCACAGcgtcttctccctcctctcctcccacttcctccctctcacctctccctctccccatcctccgcccctctctcctcagagaaagagaggcctcccatggatgtcAACCACCCTTAACATACAAGTTGAGGTAGGACTAGGTGTATCCTCTCCTTTTGAGCCTAGACAAGACATCCCAGTTAGGTGAAAGGGCTAAATGAAGGCAACAGAGTTAGAAACAACCCCTCTTCTAATTGTTAGgggtccacaggaagaccaacttTTTATTAGTATTCAGTCACCAGGCAAGAAAGGATGAACTGAAAATTTTGAGAAACTGGTTCTCAGTTTGTATGATGGGAACATCTGTGGACCCACTAAGATACAAAAGGCCACATTCCTCCATAGACCTATTTTAATCATAATCAATGCTGGATGAAGACCGATATGACTTACTCTAACATTATCTTAATCATATTACCATCTGGGAGAGGAATAATAGTAGTATCTAGATGGAGAAGTGGTCTATTACTGTcagtatatatttgtgttttattgctttgttttgttttgtttcttcagtcaTCTTGGTAAAATCCACTGGAATGCTTTGAAAGGGTCTCAATTCAGGAAGCCACCCCACCCCTAACTCTGACCCCAAACCCTAACTCATATGTGTGTGACTTTTCTTACcaccttcatttttccttttggtaAATTATATATCCTTCACATACCTGTTTATCAATGTTGTAGATTCTATAAAATTATAACTTTTGTACTATATCAAACTTAGCCTGTGTTCCCTAGTAACTTCCGTTTTATAGTATTTCACATGTTAGCTTCTAGTCTCTGAAGAATCCGAGTCATCTCTGATGAAGAGTGAAGGCAATTTATCAGTTAACTCATTGTTCCTGGAGCCTTTGGCTGACCTTGGAGGGCATGGCCTAAAATACAGGATGCCCTTTTGATCCATCTTACTCTCATTACACCAATGAGGTGGTTTCTGTGTATTGTTCTAGAACTCTAAGTATCTGAGCCTTGTAGGGACAACTGACAAGCACAGGACAACCTGAGCACATGCAGGAGTGGGTAGAGAGGAAAAACAGGACTGAGCCAGAGTAGTAAGGTCCAATATCCCAGTGTAAATCCTGCTTAAAGTTAAATAGAAGACAACCTGGTATTAGCTAATGTATTTGACTACCTCTTGAATCTTAATAAGTCTCACAAGAGGCATAGGGAAAAGTAGAGACTAGAGAATTCACAGGGGCCACAGGACATCCTTTGTAACTTGAAAAATGCTACACAGAGGACCTTTGCAATTTGGGTCAGGTCCTGGTACTGTTTTTCTAGTTGGGAACTGCTGAGCAAGACAATGTTGGACAGAAAAACTCAGACCCATAGCCAAGTTAACAGATGACATGTACAAAAGTGGTATGACAAATGACATGCCTAGAGAATTCATTAAAATCCAGTTTCTGTGAGCAGCATTTACTGGGGAGGTCATGTGGTCTGGGAGGACAACACTGTCAAACCTCCCTTAGGACAAAGCTTGGGTTCATTGTTGCCCCAGGGATGATGAAACTAGGCAGTTGTTGGTATTCTTTAAGCAGTCCTACTCACGCCCCTTTTTTTCAATTTCTACAGTGCTTTTCTTATACCATAGACACCTACAAGTGAACAGATATGAGAATCTGAGGATATGATTTAACATAATTCAGATCTGTTCTCTGCTGTCTTGATGATTGCTATTTTGAGTTGGGGTGACATGGAATCTCTGCCTACTCTTGATTTGTATTtcaaagctagctaagcatgatgGGCATTACTCTTTCTGAATCAGTGTCTGCTTGCAGATCTTAGAAGGAAAGCACACTAAAGGATTCAGCCAAGATCTTGCCCTAGATCTCATCTCCTTCACAGCAAGGACTGGCAACAGCAGTGACTGCAGGGCCACTTGACTGTGATCTTAGTGTCAGCCACACAAGATCTGAAGAGCACGCCACTAGAAGAAACACCTCTCTTTTCTTGAGAATCTTGAACTTTGTGTTGGAGGTAAGGGCTCTGTCTCTGATCTAGGCAATATGTGGGAGTTGTAAGCTTTATAATGCAACATCATAACCTCCCTGCCTAATAGTCTCTCATTCCTCAGTCATAGACTCCAGGCTGCATCTTTACCCTAGACATGACATATAAGAACCCCTTTGAATGTTTGGAAACACTTGCAATTATTCTTGCCTTCTGAGTAAACCTATGATACTAAAATTCATGATGCTAGTTGGATGATAAAACTCAAAACTCAGTACTTTGTTTCCAAATACATGGATTTTCTTAAGCTCCTGATATCTGAACCACCCACCCAGATGAATATTACCACAAATATGGCTATCTATTGTCAGTTTTAGTTTTTTCTGCTACATATCTGCTTGACgttgaaaataattaataaaagccaattgaaaacaatttttaaaattaaatgcacTAAGCAATGAAACAGGGGACAAAGTTATGAAAATATGTTTCCAAAATTTTAGTTCCATTTCTTTAATTTCCTCTATCTATTCCCATGATTTTGAGAGAATATCTTCTGTATTATAttgatgcatcacctgtcaattaaaaatgtttatgctTAGGCAAGAAATAgtccaggaaaagaaagaattatgGGATGaagccagccatgtggcagaatgcaGATTAAAATATATGAGGTATCTTAAGCTATGATTCCAGTTAGAGTAGAACCTAGCTATATAGCcaacatatttataaacatactTTTAGTCTGAGTCTTATATCTAGAAGCATAGGCCCGGGAGGAGAACATAAAGTTCTACAACGTGAAGTACAGAAACGCCCCCTAGTGGTTTTAGCTTCTGCTGGCAGCTCTTGGTGTGAGGTCATCATACTGTAAATCTATTTTCCAGAAAAGAATTCTTTTTCACTAGCCCTGTATGCATGCCCTGATCTTTCTCTTTAGAGGATAAAATTAAGAGACAATGATCAGAATAGGAGGAAAGCATGAATCTTGATTGAAAGTGAAATAGGTAAGATTTTGGCCTCACTTATATCACCTTAATACTACCCTGTTCCTCTAGCTTCAGACCTTGAGCAGTAATCTGAAATAATGTCCCAGGTAAGTTTCtgcctccttttgtttttctatccaTAAATCTTCTATAAAATTTATACAAGGGTATATTTTCAAGTCTCACATAGCCAAAAACACTGAGccaagatgtttttttttttcttgatttagaTAAGCAAAGAGCTTCCAACAGGGTTTCTGTGTTAAGACCTGTTTCTGTCTGTTTTACTCTGTGGTAACAGGTATCATATGATATGACATAGAGGAAGGGAAAGGTTAGGTACCAAGGAACTGTGAAGCATCATTGTTGAGAGTACATTTCCCAGGCTGGCATCTTTACCTGGTTTAGATATGAGGAGTACAGGGGGATATGCTGCACTGCTTTTCATGCACTGACCTTCATGGTGccctcttccatctccttttgCACTGCTGGGATTTTTGAATTAGCAAGATTCTATTTGTATGAAGCCAACACATCACGTGGTACTCCTTGGGAAATCCTTTCTGAAACCCCGATTTTATGTTCTACCTATTTAATAGTTTAATTCAACTCTCAGTAATCAAGATTTTATGATACAGATTTCTGTGTGATATATTTTCATACTTTCAAAGTTACTTTAGAATCAAGTGCAGACCCTGATACATGGTCGGTTCTTAGGAAAATTTGAATGAGTGAAAGAAACAATTGGATAATGTGGCCCTTCCTGTTATGATCCTCTCACTTAAAGGTCACGACCTGAGATAACCAGAGTGGAAACACACAACATAGAAGAAATAAGTACAGCTGGTGGAGATACATTTAATGGtgagtttttcatttctttttcagtatgtCTCTTTTTTCTATTACCTAGCTATGAAACACATGCATTCCTAAAATGTAGACTGTgtagctcttctctctctctctctctctctctctctctctctctctctctctctctctctcacacacacacacacacacacacacacacgcatacttcatttcctttccttttcaatttcttcAAGTGGAACTATCATGTGAATTCAGTATTTGGCAGGAGTACTTCCTTCTGCTAACATCTGTGAAGACTGTCAACTATTATTTACAGTCATAGTCTTTCTCTAAATCCTACATAATGGTTTGGCTTTGGGCTTTGCCCAACTTGTCTTATTTTTGTAACTCACAGCATTTCTCATGTGCTATAAATATAGGTATCTGCTGCCCCTCTGTGAAGCCCATCTAATTTTTTGTCCACTCCTAAACAAACTTCTTTCCACTGCCTTCAGATAGGCAAATGCCTTCTGTACCACTCTAACCAACATGTTGATAAGATCTAGCACAACCGTCAGTTCATTGCTTTTCACTTCTACAGAGTAGTCAGTAAAGGAGAGGAGGACATTAGAAAAATACAAGAGATTATATGGTTCAAGGACCAAAGATTTCTCTGGCAAGAAAGTTATGAATTCAATCAGAAAGAATAGGCAGAACTCTATAcaaagttagaaaataaaaatatttacaaattaatctttaaaatctGACTTGTAGTCACAAGCAGACTTCAGTCAGAAACAGAATTTAAATCAATGCCAAGTATGTTTGTTAATATGAAAACAGACATACGTTATTTGTCTGTGcacaaattatttaaaacctTAAGAAAAAGATTCTCATTGTTTGGAGTTCTCAATATGCTGCTACCCATTTAATTGGGAATATACCAGAATTCAGTGAAAATACTCAGAAATCAGAGAATGTACTtagctaagaaaagaaaatattcttatgAGATTCTTGTTGGCCAACAATGAGATTCTTGTGGCCATCCCACAATGGCCTAGGGTAATTCCAGAGTGGATTGAATTCCCTTAGAAAGGCTTCTACTAAGAATGCATGTTTCTAGGAAGCAGAAAAGACTACTCAGAATGGAACCCTGGAATTCTACCTTGGAAAGTGGATTCATCTTGGTGGGGATTCTGGATGGCAGTGGCTCTCCTGAACTGCTCTGTGCCACAGTTACAACCCTGTACATGTTGGCACTGATCAGCAATGGACTGCTACTCCTGGTCATCACAGTGGATGCCCGGCTTCACGTACCCATGTACCTCCTACTGAGGCAGCTGTCTCTCATTGACCTCCTCTTCACATCAGTTGTAACTCCCAACACTGTTGTGGATTTTCTGCTCAGAGACAACACCATATCCTTTGAGGGATGTGCCCTTCAATTGTTCTCAGCAATGACATTGGGTGGTGCAGAGGAcctccttctggccttcatggccTATGATAGGTATGTGGCCATTTGTCATCCTCTAAACTACATGATCTTCATGAGTNCAAAGGCCTGCGNGCTCATGGTGGCCACATCATGGATCCTGGCATCTCTTAGTGCACTAGGTCACACAGTGTACACAATGCACTTCCCTTTCTGCATGTCCCAGGAAATCAGACACCTGCTCTGTGAGGTTCCTCCATTGTTGAAATTGGCTTGTGCAGACACATCTCAATATGAGCTCATGGTTTATGTGACAGGAGTGATATTCCTATTGCTCCCCCTCTCCGCCATTGTTACCTCCTACTCACTAATTCTGTTCACTGTGCTGCACATGCCTTCAAATGAGGGCCGGAAGAAAGCCCTTGTCACCTGTTCCTCCCACTTGACTGTGGTTGGGATGTTCTATGGGGGTGCCACTTTCATGTATGTGCTACCCAGTTCCTTCCACAGTCCTAAGCAAGACAATATCATCTCTGTATTCTATACAATTGTCACACCATCTCTGAACCCCCTCATTTACAGCCTGAGGAATAAGGAGGTGATTGGATCTTTTAGAAGAGTACTCGGGAGACATATTCTGCCAGCACACACCACTGTTTAGGATGATTCATCCAATTGCCTCTCACTATTCCTTCTTTAAACAAATTGCTATTTCAAttattctttaatgtttttctctGACTTAGATGGTATATACACTATTATGCTTTCACATTATCTTCTATCGTGTAGTTGGTGtgaatttttaacttaatttttgagaatttcaaataCAAATATGTTGGAGATGGGTGCTAATGTTTTGAATCTACATGTCCAGACACCAAAGGACCTGTCTCCAAATGGTTTTAAATTTATCAGTAAAGATGTCAGGGGCTAATGGCTGGACACAGGTGGAACACTGTGAGTGAACAAGGAGAGAATGGAGAGGactgggggaagaagaagaggtcaAAGTAGTGGCAGGAGATAAAGtcaaccagccatgtgagtttGTGGGTAAGTGGCCATTGGCCCCTTCCCCAATTGGGtttggggtagcaggggaagatttaagatttaggagtgcccagcctttgaattagccaaggaaattttaaaattaactggtgtgcatgcctgtgtgtgtgttttccattcgCGAATCTGAGACAGCTCCTGGGCAGATGCGCGCACGGGACTTGCTGTGAGCACAAAACCTCACTGCAAGAGATGTCCCCAACACAGTAGACGAGAacccacttttaaaattatttggagATTCTCAGATGgaatacacacagagaatgaTACAGCCTGGGAGGGGGTGGTGGGAGAACTGATTTCTCAGTGAGCAGAGCTGAGTCACTTGGCTATAGCtagcaaaactaaaacaaaggaacACAGCCTTGCCAGGGGGAGCCTCCACTAGGAGATGCTGGGGGTTCCTGCTGTGCAACAGGCTGACTGGCTCCCTGAGTGTTAGGAGATAGGCATTGAGACAATAAAGCTGCCTGCCTCCAGCCACCAGATAAAGGATAgagatttataaattttatttaactgtTTTTAAGGATAGAAAGGAATATACAGATTTTGCCCAAGTCATGTTGGGATTTCCTTCCATGGTTCGAAGGTGATACAAAGAGCTTAAGATGATAGGCAGAGAGCCAGATAGTAGACACAGAGATATTAATCTCCATAGTAGGGAGGATTTAAGTATACATAGATGTATACAATATTGAGGTATTTGATCTTAAAAAATTAGATCAGAGGCAGGGGATAGGGAGCCTAGCCTATCTCAGACAGTAGAAACTTAGGCCTTGagaatttatataaagaaagggACATACTACAATAATCCCTGCAACACAAATACTGTACTTAGATTATTTCcatcttcacttttctttttagtttctcaTAGTCTCCCTTTGTCATTAATCAGTTTCCCTAGTAATGGGCTGAATTCCTTCCTTGCTATTTATGAGTCTACTATGCATGGATGCTTTGTTGTTACAAAGAGGCTGATGAATATATTCTGACTACAGCAAACAATTTTGAAATGCTAGTGACAGTATGATTATAAAGATAAAgggtagccagtctgttagtctatgtctttttttggggagttgagtccattgatattaaaagatatcaagaaaaagtaattgttgcttcctattatttttgctgttaaagttggcattctgttcttgtgggtgtcttcttttaggtttgttgaaggattactttcttgctttttctaggacgtccttgtatttgtttttttgttattatcctttgaagagctggatttgtcgaaagataatgtgtgaatttg
This portion of the Mus caroli unplaced genomic scaffold, CAROLI_EIJ_v1.1 scaffold_13938_1, whole genome shotgun sequence genome encodes:
- the LOC110288266 gene encoding olfactory receptor 2AG2-like, whose protein sequence is MEPWNSTLESGFILVGILDGSGSPELLCATVTTLYMLALISNGLLLLVITVDARLHVPMYLLLRQLSLIDLLFTSVVTPNTVVDFLLRDNTISFEGCALQLFSAMTLGGAEDLLLAFMAYDRYVAICHPLNYMIFMSXKACXLMVATSWILASLSALGHTVYTMHFPFCMSQEIRHLLCEVPPLLKLACADTSQYELMVYVTGVIFLLLPLSAIVTSYSLILFTVLHMPSNEGRKKALVTCSSHLTVVGMFYGGATFMYVLPSSFHSPKQDNIISVFYTIVTPSLNPLIYSLRNKEVIGSFRRVLGRHILPAHTTV